The following proteins are encoded in a genomic region of Ctenopharyngodon idella isolate HZGC_01 chromosome 12, HZGC01, whole genome shotgun sequence:
- the LOC127523627 gene encoding uncharacterized PE-PGRS family protein PE_PGRS10-like isoform X13 produces MGSGVQELTGTDSDRDITPPFRKARPRGVNGTDREGGWVHWRPVGRRERGLQCRSRNSGSHGGSGATGSHGGSGATGSHGGSGATGSHGGSGATGSHGGSGGLGTHGRSGGLGNHGRSGGLGGHGRSGSLGAHGRSGSVAGHSSSQAVEDRGRVRSPPASSSNSEAADDRGRAGSPPTSSPPSGIWPPPKKFLGNSTEAVAVSWVRSSGGAGRARSSGGAGRARSSGGAGRARSSGGAGRARSSATASVAVSGRAGCSGTAADRSGTASGLTTGSGTASGPTAGSGTASGPTAGSGTASGPTAGSGTASGPTAGSGKASGP; encoded by the exons atgggaagtggagtccaggaactgacaggaacagacagtgatcgtgacataacgccccccttccggaaggcgcgtcctcgcggcgtaaatggcacagatagggagggggggtgggtacattggagacctgttggcagacgggaacggggtctccaatgcaggtccaggaactcgggcagccacggggggtcaggtgccacgggcagccacggcgggtcaggtgccacgggcagccacggcgggtcaggtgccacgggcagccacggcgggtcaggtgccacgggcagccacggcgggtcag gtggcttgggcacccacggcaggtcaggtggcttgggcaaccacggcaggtcaggtggcttaggcggccacggtaggtcaggtagcttgggcgcccacggcaggtcagggtccgtagccggccacagcagttcacaggcggttgaagaccgtgggcgtgtaaggtccccacccgcaagctcaagcaattcggaggccgctgatgatcgcggccgtgcagggtccccacccacaagctccccaccctcaggtatatggcccccccccaaaaagttcttggggaattcaacggaggccgtggcggtttcgtgggtaaggagctcgggtggcgccggcagggcgaggagctcgggtggcgccggcagggcgaggagctcgggtggcgccggcagggcgaggagctcgggtggcgccggcagggcgaggagctcggcgacggcctccgtggccgtatcaggaagagcgggctgctctgggacggcagcggaccgctctgggacggcctccgggcttacaacgggctctgggacggcctccgggcctacagcgggctctgggacggcctccgggcctacagcgggctctgggacggcctccgggcctacagcgggctctgggacggcctccgggcctacagcgggctctgggaaggcctccgggccttga
- the LOC127523627 gene encoding keratin, type I cytoskeletal 9-like isoform X8 codes for MGSGVQELTGTDSDRDITPPFRKARPRGVNGTDREGGWVHWRPVGRRERGLQCRSRNSGSHGGSGATGSHGGSGATGSHGGSGATGSHGGSGATGSHGGSGATGSHGGSGGLGTHGGSGGLGTHGRSGGLGNHGRSGGLGGHGRSGSLGAHGRSGSVAGHSSSQAVEDRGRVRSPPASSSNSEAADDRGRAGSPPTSSPPSGIWPPPKKFLGNSTEAVAVSWVRSSGGAGRARSSGGAGRARSSGGAGRARSSGGAGRARSSATASVAVSGRAGCSGTAADRSGTASGLTTGSGTASGPTAGSGTASGPTAGSGTASGPTAGSGTASGPTAGSGKASGP; via the exons atgggaagtggagtccaggaactgacaggaacagacagtgatcgtgacataacgccccccttccggaaggcgcgtcctcgcggcgtaaatggcacagatagggagggggggtgggtacattggagacctgttggcagacgggaacggggtctccaatgcaggtccaggaactcgggcagccacggggggtcaggtgccacgggcagccacggcgggtcaggtgccacgggcagccacggcgggtcaggtgccacgggcagccacggcgggtcaggtgccacgggcagccacggcgggtcaggtgccacgggcagccacggcgggtcag gtggcttgggcacccacggcgggtcag gtggcttgggcacccacggcaggtcaggtggcttgggcaaccacggcaggtcaggtggcttaggcggccacggtaggtcaggtagcttgggcgcccacggcaggtcagggtccgtagccggccacagcagttcacaggcggttgaagaccgtgggcgtgtaaggtccccacccgcaagctcaagcaattcggaggccgctgatgatcgcggccgtgcagggtccccacccacaagctccccaccctcaggtatatggcccccccccaaaaagttcttggggaattcaacggaggccgtggcggtttcgtgggtaaggagctcgggtggcgccggcagggcgaggagctcgggtggcgccggcagggcgaggagctcgggtggcgccggcagggcgaggagctcgggtggcgccggcagggcgaggagctcggcgacggcctccgtggccgtatcaggaagagcgggctgctctgggacggcagcggaccgctctgggacggcctccgggcttacaacgggctctgggacggcctccgggcctacagcgggctctgggacggcctccgggcctacagcgggctctgggacggcctccgggcctacagcgggctctgggacggcctccgggcctacagcgggctctgggaaggcctccgggccttga
- the LOC127523627 gene encoding uncharacterized PE-PGRS family protein PE_PGRS10-like isoform X9: MGSGVQELTGTDSDRDITPPFRKARPRGVNGTDREGGWVHWRPVGRRERGLQCRSRNSGSHGGSGATGSHGGSGATGSHGGSGATGSHGGSGATGSHGGSGATGSHGGSGGLGTHGRSGGLGNHGRSGGLGGHGRSGSLGAHGRSGSVAGHSSSQAVEDRGRVRSPPASSSNSEAADDRGRAGSPPTSSPPSGIWPPPKKFLGNSTEAVAVSWVRSSGGAGRARSSGGAGRARSSGGAGRARSSGGAGRARSSATASVAVSGRAGCSGTAADRSGTASGLTTGSGTASGPTAGSGTASGPTAGSGTASGPTAGSGTASGPTAGSGKASGP; this comes from the exons atgggaagtggagtccaggaactgacaggaacagacagtgatcgtgacataacgccccccttccggaaggcgcgtcctcgcggcgtaaatggcacagatagggagggggggtgggtacattggagacctgttggcagacgggaacggggtctccaatgcaggtccaggaactcgggcagccacggggggtcaggtgccacgggcagccacggcgggtcaggtgccacgggcagccacggcgggtcaggtgccacgggcagccacggcgggtcaggtgccacgggcagccacggcgggtcaggtgccacgggcagccacggcgggtcag gtggcttgggcacccacggcaggtcaggtggcttgggcaaccacggcaggtcaggtggcttaggcggccacggtaggtcaggtagcttgggcgcccacggcaggtcagggtccgtagccggccacagcagttcacaggcggttgaagaccgtgggcgtgtaaggtccccacccgcaagctcaagcaattcggaggccgctgatgatcgcggccgtgcagggtccccacccacaagctccccaccctcaggtatatggcccccccccaaaaagttcttggggaattcaacggaggccgtggcggtttcgtgggtaaggagctcgggtggcgccggcagggcgaggagctcgggtggcgccggcagggcgaggagctcgggtggcgccggcagggcgaggagctcgggtggcgccggcagggcgaggagctcggcgacggcctccgtggccgtatcaggaagagcgggctgctctgggacggcagcggaccgctctgggacggcctccgggcttacaacgggctctgggacggcctccgggcctacagcgggctctgggacggcctccgggcctacagcgggctctgggacggcctccgggcctacagcgggctctgggacggcctccgggcctacagcgggctctgggaaggcctccgggccttga
- the LOC127523627 gene encoding keratin, type I cytoskeletal 9-like isoform X1 — translation MGSGVQELTGTDSDRDITPPFRKARPRGVNGTDREGGWVHWRPVGRRERGLQCRSRNSGSHGGSGATGSHGGSGATGSHGGSGATGSHGGSGATGSHGGSGATGSHGGSGATGSHGGSGGLGNHGGSGGLGTHGGSGGLGTHGRSGGLGNHGRSGGLGTHGRSGGLGNHGRSGGLGGHGRSGSLGAHGRSGSVAGHSSSQAVEDRGRVRSPPASSSNSEAADDRGRAGSPPTSSPPSGIWPPPKKFLGNSTEAVAVSWVRSSGGAGRARSSGGAGRARSSGGAGRARSSGGAGRARSSATASVAVSGRAGCSGTAADRSGTASGLTTGSGTASGPTAGSGTASGPTAGSGTASGPTAGSGTASGPTAGSGKASGP, via the coding sequence atgggaagtggagtccaggaactgacaggaacagacagtgatcgtgacataacgccccccttccggaaggcgcgtcctcgcggcgtaaatggcacagatagggagggggggtgggtacattggagacctgttggcagacgggaacggggtctccaatgcaggtccaggaactcgggcagccacggggggtcaggtgccacgggcagccacggcgggtcaggtgccacgggcagccacggcgggtcaggtgccacgggcagccacggcgggtcaggtgccacgggcagccacggcgggtcaggtgccacgggcagccacggcgggtcaggtgccacgggcagccacggcgggtcaggtggcttaggcaaccacggcgggtcaggtggcttgggcacccacggcgggtcaggtggcttgggcacccACGGccggtcaggtggcttgggcaaccacggccggtcaggtggcttgggcacccacggcaggtcaggtggcttgggcaaccacggcaggtcaggtggcttaggcggccacggtaggtcaggtagcttgggcgcccacggcaggtcagggtccgtagccggccacagcagttcacaggcggttgaagaccgtgggcgtgtaaggtccccacccgcaagctcaagcaattcggaggccgctgatgatcgcggccgtgcagggtccccacccacaagctccccaccctcaggtatatggcccccccccaaaaagttcttggggaattcaacggaggccgtggcggtttcgtgggtaaggagctcgggtggcgccggcagggcgaggagctcgggtggcgccggcagggcgaggagctcgggtggcgccggcagggcgaggagctcgggtggcgccggcagggcgaggagctcggcgacggcctccgtggccgtatcaggaagagcgggctgctctgggacggcagcggaccgctctgggacggcctccgggcttacaacgggctctgggacggcctccgggcctacagcgggctctgggacggcctccgggcctacagcgggctctgggacggcctccgggcctacagcgggctctgggacggcctccgggcctacagcgggctctgggaaggcctccgggccttga
- the LOC127523627 gene encoding uncharacterized PE-PGRS family protein PE_PGRS10-like isoform X7 → MGSGVQELTGTDSDRDITPPFRKARPRGVNGTDREGGWVHWRPVGRRERGLQCRSRNSGSHGGSGATGSHGGSGATGSHGGSGATGSHGGSGATGSHGGSGATGSHGGSGGLGNHGRSGGLGTHGRSGGLGNHGRSGGLGGHGRSGSLGAHGRSGSVAGHSSSQAVEDRGRVRSPPASSSNSEAADDRGRAGSPPTSSPPSGIWPPPKKFLGNSTEAVAVSWVRSSGGAGRARSSGGAGRARSSGGAGRARSSGGAGRARSSATASVAVSGRAGCSGTAADRSGTASGLTTGSGTASGPTAGSGTASGPTAGSGTASGPTAGSGTASGPTAGSGKASGP, encoded by the exons atgggaagtggagtccaggaactgacaggaacagacagtgatcgtgacataacgccccccttccggaaggcgcgtcctcgcggcgtaaatggcacagatagggagggggggtgggtacattggagacctgttggcagacgggaacggggtctccaatgcaggtccaggaactcgggcagccacggggggtcaggtgccacgggcagccacggcgggtcaggtgccacgggcagccacggcgggtcaggtgccacgggcagccacggcgggtcaggtgccacgggcagccacggcgggtcaggtgccacgggcagccacggcgggtcag gtggcttgggcaaccacggccggtcaggtggcttgggcacccacggcaggtcaggtggcttgggcaaccacggcaggtcaggtggcttaggcggccacggtaggtcaggtagcttgggcgcccacggcaggtcagggtccgtagccggccacagcagttcacaggcggttgaagaccgtgggcgtgtaaggtccccacccgcaagctcaagcaattcggaggccgctgatgatcgcggccgtgcagggtccccacccacaagctccccaccctcaggtatatggcccccccccaaaaagttcttggggaattcaacggaggccgtggcggtttcgtgggtaaggagctcgggtggcgccggcagggcgaggagctcgggtggcgccggcagggcgaggagctcgggtggcgccggcagggcgaggagctcgggtggcgccggcagggcgaggagctcggcgacggcctccgtggccgtatcaggaagagcgggctgctctgggacggcagcggaccgctctgggacggcctccgggcttacaacgggctctgggacggcctccgggcctacagcgggctctgggacggcctccgggcctacagcgggctctgggacggcctccgggcctacagcgggctctgggacggcctccgggcctacagcgggctctgggaaggcctccgggccttga